One segment of Methylocella silvestris BL2 DNA contains the following:
- a CDS encoding CBS domain-containing protein encodes MTIARILAEKGRNVSTIQPHRTIAEVLQILAVQNIGAVVVTDSEGGVLGILSERDIVRALGRDGASALDDAASKYMTAKVITTLESECVSIAMEKMTTRRFRHLPVVKDGKLAGLVSIGDLVKFRLAEMEQQHEALKEYIATA; translated from the coding sequence ATGACAATCGCTCGCATTCTTGCGGAAAAAGGCCGGAACGTGAGCACCATCCAGCCTCACCGCACCATTGCGGAAGTTCTGCAGATTCTGGCGGTCCAGAATATCGGCGCGGTCGTCGTAACCGACTCCGAGGGTGGCGTTCTCGGAATTCTCTCGGAGCGCGACATTGTGCGCGCGCTTGGCCGGGACGGGGCCAGCGCATTGGACGACGCGGCGTCGAAATATATGACGGCCAAGGTCATCACCACGCTGGAAAGCGAATGCGTCAGCATAGCGATGGAGAAGATGACGACGCGGCGCTTCCGTCATCTGCCGGTCGTCAAGGACGGCAAGCTGGCGGGGCTCGTATCGATCGGCGATCTGGTGAAATTCCGCCTCGCCGAGATGGAGCAGCAGCACGAAGCGCTGAAGGAGTATATCGCCACAGCCTGA